From a single Sphingobium sp. genomic region:
- a CDS encoding helix-turn-helix domain-containing protein, giving the protein MVDERADEEMDAQANEDSATDNQTASQRLRAAREAAGLSLADVAAKTRVPMRHLEAIEEGEFATLPGATYILGFSRSYARAVGLDAAELTDQLREELAEGGLQPMSARQPAYEPTDPARVPSFTLAWGAAALAAVLLAAYFIWRSFALSPDAEPKPTKPVAEAPITANKGAAAPAAAPAATNGTVKITATDSVWVKIYDADNVQLYENEMQRGDSFTVPGDANNPMIVTGRPQVLKVTIDGKPVPPLGTGERSIADVGVSAAALAARPAPAASASPAGSVAREGGAPAQ; this is encoded by the coding sequence GTGGTTGACGAACGCGCAGACGAAGAAATGGATGCGCAGGCTAACGAAGACAGCGCAACCGACAACCAAACAGCCAGCCAACGTCTGCGTGCAGCGCGTGAGGCGGCTGGGCTTTCACTTGCCGATGTTGCCGCCAAAACCCGCGTCCCGATGCGCCATCTGGAGGCGATCGAAGAGGGCGAATTCGCTACATTGCCCGGCGCGACCTATATTCTCGGCTTTTCCCGTTCCTACGCCCGCGCTGTCGGGTTGGATGCAGCCGAACTGACCGACCAATTGCGCGAAGAGCTAGCCGAAGGTGGGCTCCAGCCCATGTCGGCCCGGCAGCCGGCTTATGAGCCCACCGATCCCGCGCGTGTACCATCCTTCACGCTGGCATGGGGCGCAGCTGCTCTCGCCGCTGTCTTGCTCGCCGCCTATTTCATTTGGCGCAGCTTCGCGCTTTCGCCCGACGCAGAGCCTAAGCCGACCAAGCCGGTTGCAGAAGCGCCAATTACCGCGAACAAAGGCGCGGCGGCACCTGCGGCCGCTCCTGCTGCGACCAATGGCACAGTGAAAATCACCGCAACCGATAGCGTATGGGTGAAGATCTACGATGCTGACAATGTGCAGCTCTATGAAAATGAAATGCAGCGAGGCGACAGCTTCACCGTTCCCGGCGATGCTAATAATCCGATGATCGTTACCGGTCGACCGCAGGTCCTGAAGGTGACGATTGACGGGAAGCCGGTTCCCCCACTGGGCACAGGCGAACGGTCGATTGCCGATGTCGGCGTAAGCGCCGCTGCCTTAGCTGCGCGCCCTGCGCCAGCGGCGAGCGCCAGCCCAGCCGGATCCGTTGCACGCGAAGGTGGTGCGCCGGCGCAGTAA
- the tilS gene encoding tRNA lysidine(34) synthetase TilS, protein MARSNAEIEAGFAANLHRLTGIETGGAEQPRLGLAVSGGPDSLALLLIAHTQFPGTFRVATIDHRLRPEAAEEAAYVARICAERGVDHAILSPEQPITGNLQSAARDVRYALLAQWADDNGLDWIATAHHADDQLETLLMRIARGSGIAGLSGVRETNGRIIRPLLGFTKKELVAYCAAHGVVPCDDPSNSNTDFDRVQFRNWLASAPSTLDARRTARTVAALSGAHMALEWAAAQIANDRLVRPGDGKVRLDPQGLPPEFVRRLLILALQAVDPAIDPRGSTTDRALAALAAGETLTIGNILCRGGPIWHFQPAPERRQNH, encoded by the coding sequence ATGGCGCGATCAAATGCAGAGATTGAGGCCGGCTTTGCGGCCAACCTGCACCGGCTTACCGGCATTGAAACCGGGGGGGCGGAACAGCCGCGCTTGGGGCTTGCCGTATCGGGCGGCCCAGATAGCCTCGCGCTGCTATTGATTGCCCACACACAATTTCCCGGCACCTTCCGCGTCGCGACCATCGATCATCGCTTAAGGCCCGAAGCCGCTGAAGAAGCAGCCTATGTCGCGCGGATTTGCGCAGAGCGCGGTGTCGACCATGCCATTCTGTCACCTGAACAGCCAATCACCGGCAATCTGCAATCAGCGGCGCGTGACGTGCGCTATGCCTTGCTCGCGCAATGGGCAGACGACAATGGCCTCGACTGGATCGCAACCGCGCATCATGCCGACGATCAACTGGAAACGCTTTTGATGCGGATAGCCCGGGGCAGCGGCATTGCCGGATTGTCCGGAGTTCGCGAGACAAATGGCCGGATCATCAGACCGCTGCTCGGCTTTACCAAGAAAGAGTTGGTGGCATATTGCGCGGCACATGGGGTGGTGCCGTGCGATGATCCTAGCAATAGCAACACCGATTTTGACCGTGTGCAGTTCCGCAACTGGCTGGCGTCCGCGCCTTCCACGCTCGATGCCCGCCGGACGGCACGCACCGTTGCCGCGCTGTCGGGCGCGCATATGGCACTCGAATGGGCAGCCGCGCAGATCGCGAACGACCGCCTCGTGCGTCCAGGCGATGGCAAAGTGCGCCTTGATCCCCAAGGACTGCCGCCTGAGTTTGTCCGCCGTCTGCTGATCCTTGCGTTGCAGGCTGTTGACCCGGCAATCGATCCGCGCGGATCGACAACTGACAGGGCGTTGGCTGCGCTTGCCGCGGGTGAGACATTGACCATCGGCAACATCCTGTGCCGCGGCGGCCCAATCTGGCATTTTCAACCCGCGCCGGAACGCCGACAAAATCATTAG
- the ftsH gene encoding ATP-dependent zinc metalloprotease FtsH, giving the protein MNDEQEPKGNPLVRNLMIWAGIMVALLLVVSIFSGGGADASKGLSYSNFRDKVEAGEVKSVAISPDRITGELANGEQIVTVPVPGDTDLYKLLDENGVDVQGKPEEQPSLWLILLYQALPFLLILGIAFFVLRQMQKGGGSGAMGFGKSKAKLLTEKHGKVTFDDVAGIDEAREELQEIVEFLKDPHKFSRLGGKIPKGALLVGSPGTGKTLLARAIAGEAGVPFFTISGSDFVEMFVGVGASRVRDMFEQAKKNAPCIVFIDEIDAVGRSRGAGLGNQNDEREQTLNQLLVEMDGFEANEGIIIIAATNRPDVLDPALLRPGRFDRQVVVPRPDIDGRVKILAVHMKKVPLAPDVDPRVIARGTPGFSGADLANLVNEAALLAARRSKRLVAMQEFEDAKDKVMMGTERKSMVMTEDEKRMTAFHEAGHAIVAIHEPASDPIHKATIIPRGRALGMVMRLPERDNYSYHRDKMHANLAVSMGGRVAEELVFGHDKVSSGASGDIQYATSLARDMVTQWGMSDELGPLQYEERQDGYLGYGMRQATAMSDETAKKIDAEIRRLVEGGYNKATALLKKHRKQLNLLAEALLEFETLSGDEIKQLLETGSFQRDTSKTMRPAAVPVVGTAIPKAGRGKRGGIGDPNPQGA; this is encoded by the coding sequence ATGAACGACGAACAAGAACCCAAAGGCAATCCACTTGTCCGCAATCTGATGATCTGGGCGGGCATCATGGTGGCCCTGCTGCTGGTTGTTTCGATCTTCAGCGGCGGCGGCGCAGATGCGTCCAAAGGGCTCAGCTATTCCAACTTCCGCGACAAAGTTGAAGCGGGCGAAGTGAAGTCCGTGGCGATTTCACCCGACCGCATCACTGGTGAACTGGCCAATGGCGAACAGATCGTCACCGTGCCCGTTCCCGGCGACACCGATCTTTACAAGCTGCTCGACGAAAATGGCGTCGATGTGCAGGGCAAGCCCGAAGAACAGCCCAGCCTCTGGCTGATCCTGCTCTATCAGGCCCTGCCCTTCCTGCTCATTCTTGGCATTGCTTTTTTCGTGCTGCGCCAGATGCAGAAGGGCGGCGGTTCGGGCGCGATGGGTTTTGGAAAATCCAAGGCCAAGCTGTTGACCGAAAAGCATGGCAAGGTGACGTTTGACGATGTCGCCGGCATCGACGAAGCCCGCGAAGAATTGCAGGAAATCGTCGAATTCTTGAAGGATCCGCACAAGTTCAGCCGTCTGGGCGGCAAGATACCGAAGGGCGCGCTGCTGGTCGGCTCGCCCGGCACCGGCAAGACTCTGCTGGCGCGTGCAATTGCAGGCGAAGCGGGCGTTCCCTTCTTCACCATTTCAGGTTCAGACTTTGTCGAAATGTTTGTTGGCGTCGGCGCAAGCCGCGTGCGCGACATGTTCGAACAGGCCAAGAAAAACGCGCCGTGCATCGTCTTCATCGACGAAATCGATGCGGTCGGCCGCAGCCGCGGTGCGGGACTTGGCAACCAGAATGACGAACGCGAACAGACGCTGAACCAGCTGCTGGTCGAAATGGACGGTTTCGAGGCGAATGAAGGTATCATCATCATCGCTGCGACAAACCGCCCGGACGTTCTTGACCCGGCTTTGTTGCGCCCGGGCCGTTTTGACCGCCAGGTCGTCGTGCCGCGCCCCGACATCGATGGCCGCGTCAAGATCCTGGCAGTCCACATGAAAAAGGTACCATTGGCGCCCGACGTCGATCCGCGCGTGATCGCGCGCGGCACTCCCGGCTTTTCGGGTGCTGATCTTGCCAATCTGGTGAACGAGGCTGCTCTGCTTGCGGCCCGCCGTTCGAAACGTCTCGTTGCGATGCAGGAATTTGAAGACGCCAAAGACAAGGTGATGATGGGCACCGAGCGCAAGTCGATGGTGATGACCGAAGACGAAAAGCGCATGACCGCCTTTCATGAGGCAGGCCATGCCATCGTTGCCATTCATGAACCGGCATCGGACCCGATCCACAAGGCCACCATCATTCCGCGCGGCCGCGCACTGGGCATGGTGATGCGCCTGCCCGAACGCGATAATTACAGCTATCACCGCGACAAGATGCACGCCAACCTTGCTGTCAGCATGGGCGGCCGCGTCGCCGAGGAACTGGTGTTCGGCCACGACAAGGTGAGCAGCGGCGCATCGGGCGATATCCAATATGCGACCAGCCTTGCCCGCGACATGGTGACGCAATGGGGCATGTCGGACGAGCTTGGCCCGCTGCAATATGAAGAGCGGCAGGACGGCTATCTGGGCTATGGTATGCGCCAGGCGACGGCAATGTCCGATGAAACCGCAAAGAAGATCGATGCGGAAATCCGCAGGCTGGTCGAAGGCGGCTATAACAAGGCAACTGCGCTGCTGAAAAAACATCGCAAGCAGCTCAACCTGCTGGCCGAAGCGCTGCTCGAATTCGAAACACTGTCGGGCGATGAGATCAAGCAACTGCTCGAGACCGGTTCGTTCCAGCGCGATACCAGCAAGACGATGCGGCCCGCAGCCGTCCCGGTCGTCGGCACCGCTATTCCCAAGGCCGGGCGTGGCAAGCGCGGCGGAATTGGCGATCCCAACCCGCAGGGCGCCTGA